One genomic segment of Panicum virgatum strain AP13 chromosome 2N, P.virgatum_v5, whole genome shotgun sequence includes these proteins:
- the LOC120660388 gene encoding ERI1 exoribonuclease 2-like, translating into MLRPSSPAAFQSVDPAARGTMALQQQHNLPRAATAAQGMRCLPSTAAAFILANPAARGAMAQRQQSLPPPSTAAQGKHRRSSATASRPAGSAARGTTEFDYFVVIDFEATCERDSRIYPQEIIEFPAVLVDAANGGLVSSFRTYVRPRHHPCLSEFCSELTGIRQDQVDGGVDLEQALAMHDAWLKEAGAAKNRLAVVTWGDWDCRTMLEFECSFKGLAKPSYFNQWVNLRIPFEAVFGAGRRNLQEAVAEAGLKWNGRLHCGLDDARNTACLLAELMRRGVTISITGSLAPPSQPEPEQQPQPQLQPQPQIQPQQPPVNHSLSSCFSGAGAADCYCYCGMAIRRGVMVTPGPMQGHCFFICGNWTPYLGPVCPFFVWAA; encoded by the coding sequence AtgctccgcccctcctcccccgcaGCTTTCCAATCTGTAGATCCGGCAGCGCGCGGAACCATggcgttgcagcagcagcacaacCTTCCTCGCGCAGCTACTGCAGCGCAAGGGATGCGCTGCCTCCCCTCCACCGCAGCTGCATTCATCCTAGCAaatccggcggcgcgcggcgccatGGCTCAGCGACAACAGAGCCTTCCTCCCCCAAGCACTGCAGCGCAAGGAAAGCACCGCCGCTCATCCGCTACAGCGTCTCGGCCGGCAGGttcggcggcgcgcggcaccacggagttcgactacttcgtcgTCATCGACTTCGAGGCCACCTGCGAGCGAGATTCAAGAATCTACCCGCAGGAAATTATCGAGTTTCCTGCGGTCCTCGTCGACGCCGCCAACGGAGGCCTCGTCTCATCATTCCGCACATACGTGAGGCCTCGGCACCACCCGTGCCTCAGCGAATTCTGCTCCGAGCTGACGGGAATCCGGCAAGACCaggtcgacggcggcgtggaTCTTGAGCAGGCGCTGGCGATGCACGACGCGTGGCTGAAGGAGGCGGGCGCCGCCAAgaaccgcctcgccgtcgtcaCTTGGGGCGATTGGGACTGCCGCACAATGCTTGAGTTTGAATGCAGCTTCAAGGGCCTCGCCAAGCCATCCTATTTCAACCAGTGGGTCAACCTCAGGATCCCCTTCGAGGCAGTCTTCGGCGCTGGGCGGCGCAACCTTCAGGAGGCAGTCGCGGAGGCAGGTCTGAAGTGGAACGGCCGCCTCCACTGCGGGCTCGACGATGCCCGCAACACGGCGTGCCTCCTCGCAGAGCTGATGCGGCGAGGAGTGACCATCTCTATCACCGGGTCTCTGGCGCCACCATCGCAGCCAGAGCCAGAACAGCAGCCGCAGCCACAACTTCAGCCGCAGCCACAAATTCAGCCACAGCAGCCTCCAGTCAATCATAGCTTAAGCTCGTGCTTCAGTGGCGCTGGTGCTGCAGACTGCTACTGCTACTGCGGCATGGCTATCCGAAGAGGGGTGATGGTGACACCGGGGCCAATGCAAGGGCATTGCTTCTTCATCTGTGGCAATTGGACACCATATTTGGGGCCGGTGTGCCCTTTCTTTGTTTGGGCAGCCTGA